The Hoplias malabaricus isolate fHopMal1 chromosome 9, fHopMal1.hap1, whole genome shotgun sequence genome contains a region encoding:
- the shtn2 gene encoding shootin-1, with amino-acid sequence MWSPEIEIKILDPEEDEIVTSSDDERDIQLEILEKQRDDANQKLSEIEEASSQLLKEIDMLEMQFQIERSCRENAEAFALKVTKENKVLKRKSQALLPLIPELPDNLAALSVDLEDDPGPDLSTSAEAEEEPLIKSQAHIRELQSSVDRLLGEKMQLCEQIEALKKEKKELKEQLTVEVEEKEAILRKLTKQSRTVNKIKRVSQLITEEFTEMSQKLEIEQGLRHHAEVFAHQVLVKQRESHRQSMAIVQTAETDTQLKQALEQVAQISKALEEIRLHQQQQRSKSQSAMEEFNVLAELQMVRAQLETSEKERLKMENQLRVSQRTLTALQEEVKQLQGAQKENTHIECGQTNEGDPALGSPPPPPPPPPPPPPPPPPPPPVLSSTPADPLDVLRNRKKTGSTTESKKPVISVDIKARAVDEMMERIKKGIILKPTQKPPQAGPEEESSWKDQRTEKRKSAVLELQGMLDSMKRPGHRRTMSRKRISRNVGEAELQLVLQRRRRAIGDEKSSPPKVENTQDPAPSAPAPNSSNWLSEGSSAPVLRRLNQNKEKRTSRIRASECIIWEDK; translated from the exons ATGTGGAGCCCAGAGATAGAAATCAAAATCTTAG ACCCAGAAGAGGATGAGATTGTCACCTCTTCAGATGATGAGCGGGATATTCAG TTGGAGATTTTGGAGAAGCAGCGAGATGACGCCAATCAGAAGCTTTCTGAAATAGAAGAAG CATCCTCACAGCTGCTGAAGGAGATAGACATGCTGGAGATGCAGTTTCAGATTGAACGCTCTTGCAGAGAGAATGCTGAAGCCTTTGCTTTAAAG GTCACAAAGGAGAACAAAGTCCTAAAGAGGAAAAGTCAGGCTCTCCTGCCGCTGATTCCTGAGCTGCCTGATAATCTGGCTGCTCTCAGTGTTGACCTGGAAGATGACCCTGGTCCTGACCTTAGCACTTCAGCAGAAGCTGAGGAAGAACCCCTAATTAAAAGCCAGGCCCATATCAGAG AGCTACAGTCTTCAGTGGATCGCCTCTTGGGTGAGAAGATGCAGCTGTGTGAGCAAATAGAGgctttgaaaaaagaaaagaaggaactGAAAGAACAG CTTACAGTGGAGGTTGAGGAGAAGGAAGCCATTTTGCGGAAACTAACTAAGCAAAGCAGGACggtgaacaaaataaaaaggg TGTCTCAGCTTATTACAGAAGAGTTCACTGAGATGTCACAGAAGCTGGAAATTGAGCAAGGGCTCAGGCATCATGCTGAGGTTTTTGCACACCAG gtGCTGGTGAAGCAGAGGGAGAGTCATAGACAGAGCATGGCCATTGTGCAGACGGCAGAGACAGATACACAGCTTAAGCAGGCCTTGGAGCAGGTGGCTCAAATCAGCAAAGCACTGGAGGAGATACGGCTCCATCAACaacaacag AGGAGTAAGTCTCAGTCAGCTATGGAGGAGTTTAATGTTCTGGCAGAGCTGCAGATGGTCAGAGCTCAGTTAGAGACCAGTGAGAAAGAGCGACTGAAGATGGAGAATCAGCTAAGAGTTTCACAAAGAACTCTCACAGCACTGCAGGAGGAAG TTAAGCAACTTCAAGGTGCGCAGAAAGAGAATACTCACATTGAATGTGGACAAACAAATGAGGGAGACCCCGCTCTGGgttctccacctcctccaccgccaccaccacctcctcctcctcctcctcctcctcctcctcctcctgttctCTCTTCAACTCCTGCTGA CCCACTTGACGTTTTGAGGAACAGAAAGAAAACTGGAAGCACCACTGAATCTAAGA AACCCGTCATCTCAGTAGACATAAAAGCCAGGGCAGTGGATGAAATGATGGAGAGAATTAAGAAAGGGATCATTCTGAAACCCACCCAGAAGCCCCCACAG GCTGGTCCAGAGGAAGAAAGCTCATGGAAG GACCAAAGAACCGAGAAGAGGAAATCTGCAGTGCTCGAGTTACAGGGAATGCTG GATTCCATGAAGAGGCCAGGTCACAGACGAACAATGTCCAGAAAGAGGATCAGTCGTAATGTTGGAGAGGCGGAGCTTCAGCTGGTCTTGCAGAGGCGGAGACGTGCGATTGGTGATGAGAAATCCTCTCCTCCCAAAGTAGAAAATACCCAAG ACCCAGCTCCTTCTGCTCCAGCCCCAAACTCATCTAATTGGCTTTCAGAAGGAAGCAGCGCCCCTGTCCTCCGGAGACTGAATCAGAACAAGGAGAAGAGGACCTCACGCATCAGGGCATCAGAGTGCATCATCTGGGAGGACAAGTGA